Proteins co-encoded in one Bacillus spongiae genomic window:
- a CDS encoding mismatch-specific DNA-glycosylase, whose amino-acid sequence MNEVVDHLQPNLKIVFIGYNPSVRSSEQGHHYAHPSNRFWKILHAASLTPRVFHHSEDQNLLSLGYGFTNIVSRPTKAAADITSIEYDEGRVLLQQKLGIYLPKVAFYVGKGVYQQLTKRKKIYWGKQEESVVGGVIDFVAPSSSGLVRMNIDEMSAIYQQLNRYI is encoded by the coding sequence TTGAACGAAGTAGTTGACCATTTGCAACCGAATCTTAAAATCGTTTTTATCGGCTACAACCCAAGTGTTCGATCATCAGAACAGGGACATCATTATGCTCATCCAAGTAATCGCTTTTGGAAAATACTCCATGCGGCTTCATTAACACCGAGAGTATTTCACCATTCAGAAGATCAAAATTTACTCTCACTAGGCTACGGTTTTACGAATATTGTCAGTAGACCTACTAAAGCGGCAGCAGATATTACATCTATCGAATACGATGAAGGGAGAGTTCTACTGCAACAAAAACTGGGTATTTATCTCCCAAAGGTAGCCTTTTATGTAGGAAAAGGAGTGTATCAGCAACTTACGAAGCGAAAGAAAATCTATTGGGGGAAGCAGGAAGAAAGTGTTGTAGGTGGTGTCATAGACTTTGTAGCCCCCTCTTCAAGTGGTTTAGTTAGAATGAATATAGATGAAATGAGTGCAATCTATCAACAATTAAATCGGTATATATAA
- a CDS encoding bile acid:sodium symporter family protein — protein sequence MMLEKLNRWLQKLLPIITPISVIIGVLFADYLAQWTFIVPWVFAMMTFSGSLSSNFHSVKEVFLRPLPLLFVLILLHIVMPLWAYGIGSIVFQNAYTITGLVLGMAIPTGITSFVWVLIYKGNIGLALSVILIDTLLSPIIVPATLALLVGERVPFHVGPLMSGFFFMIVLPSLIGMTLNQLSSGTIKDSLGATLAPFSKLGIGIVVSINSAAVAPYLRHIDYELILIASTVFVISMSGYLLAWVVGILTKQNRENRVTLLFCGGMRNISAGAVMAVQYFPPPVAVPVVVGMLFQQVLASIFGTVFAKTERNTLGSRELEKVERSS from the coding sequence ATGATGCTAGAGAAATTGAACAGGTGGCTGCAAAAACTATTACCAATTATCACACCCATTAGTGTCATCATAGGTGTTTTATTCGCGGATTATTTAGCTCAATGGACATTTATCGTGCCTTGGGTATTTGCCATGATGACTTTTTCAGGAAGTTTAAGTTCTAACTTTCATTCTGTGAAAGAAGTATTTTTACGACCGCTCCCGTTACTTTTCGTACTGATACTTCTTCATATTGTTATGCCATTATGGGCTTATGGAATAGGATCAATCGTTTTTCAAAATGCTTATACGATAACCGGTTTGGTTCTGGGAATGGCTATTCCAACTGGAATAACGAGCTTTGTTTGGGTATTAATCTATAAAGGTAATATAGGACTAGCCCTTTCGGTCATTTTAATTGACACACTATTATCTCCCATCATTGTTCCTGCTACATTGGCTCTTCTAGTTGGAGAACGGGTACCATTTCATGTTGGGCCCTTAATGAGTGGATTCTTTTTCATGATTGTGTTGCCTTCTCTCATCGGCATGACCCTGAATCAGCTTAGTTCAGGAACGATTAAAGATTCATTAGGAGCTACACTAGCCCCTTTCTCGAAGCTCGGAATTGGTATCGTTGTCTCCATTAATAGTGCTGCGGTTGCGCCTTACTTACGTCATATCGATTATGAATTAATCTTAATTGCTAGTACCGTTTTCGTGATTTCAATGAGTGGCTATTTGCTTGCATGGGTAGTAGGAATCCTAACGAAACAAAATAGAGAAAATAGAGTAACTCTATTATTTTGTGGGGGAATGAGAAATATAAGTGCAGGAGCTGTTATGGCGGTACAATATTTCCCTCCACCTGTTGCAGTGCCTGTAGTAGTAGGCATGCTTTTTCAACAAGTGCTCGCATCGATATTTGGGACAGTATTTGCTAAAACAGAAAGAAACACACTAGGAAGCAGGGAGTTGGAGAAAGTTGAACGAAGTAGTTGA
- a CDS encoding neutral/alkaline non-lysosomal ceramidase N-terminal domain-containing protein, giving the protein MSRVGVYKVDITPPLGIDFIGYHRTTGITNVNERIYATAFVFESNKTKTVFISVDNIGMLVEDTLRVRQQIAMELNISIEVITIVYSHTHSGPATVSHSEVVKAYKTILIRNVVKAAVNANNNLEPSEVGWNVTTGDIGVNRRENTPDGKVIMGTNENGIVDKRIGILVARNKHTQKLSGAIVFCTAHPNVLKKDSDILSADYPGLTREILESTFKCPVIIVQCATGNVNAKYRGSMEALRKMAYVLSGNVLTMIPSTPFKSISKLEIISDKVPLDLKAIPEPDELKKMAAAAEEQWGVNPNKWLTAMVDKYNQQNRHISIELEIQLFQLNEGLFSGIPMEPFSESALIVQEKLKSNLAFFGGYTNGYLGYLPTKEAYPFGGYEVELNPIVYGPITGLWMPPVENTADLVVNKVFELHTITSSTNSCSN; this is encoded by the coding sequence ATGAGTAGAGTAGGAGTGTACAAGGTGGATATTACACCACCTTTAGGGATTGACTTTATTGGATATCATAGAACAACAGGGATTACAAACGTTAATGAAAGAATATATGCGACAGCGTTTGTGTTTGAAAGCAACAAAACGAAAACGGTTTTTATTAGTGTCGATAATATTGGAATGCTCGTTGAAGATACTTTAAGAGTCCGTCAGCAAATAGCCATGGAATTAAATATTTCTATTGAAGTAATAACTATTGTCTATAGCCATACTCATTCAGGACCTGCTACAGTCAGTCATAGTGAAGTAGTAAAAGCTTATAAAACAATATTGATAAGAAATGTTGTTAAAGCGGCAGTTAATGCAAACAACAATTTGGAGCCTTCTGAGGTTGGTTGGAATGTTACAACAGGGGACATAGGTGTAAATCGAAGAGAAAATACGCCTGATGGTAAAGTAATAATGGGAACAAATGAAAATGGTATTGTTGATAAACGGATAGGCATTTTAGTAGCTCGAAATAAACATACACAAAAGCTATCCGGAGCCATTGTGTTTTGTACTGCACACCCTAATGTATTAAAGAAGGATAGTGATATCTTATCAGCAGATTATCCGGGATTAACACGCGAAATTCTAGAATCCACATTTAAATGTCCAGTAATCATTGTACAGTGTGCAACTGGAAATGTTAACGCTAAGTACCGTGGTTCAATGGAAGCGTTAAGGAAAATGGCCTATGTATTGAGTGGGAATGTTCTTACGATGATTCCATCTACTCCTTTCAAATCTATTTCCAAGCTTGAAATAATTTCTGATAAGGTGCCATTGGATTTAAAAGCAATTCCTGAACCTGATGAACTAAAAAAAATGGCGGCAGCAGCTGAAGAACAGTGGGGAGTGAATCCAAATAAGTGGCTTACGGCTATGGTAGATAAGTACAATCAGCAAAATAGACACATATCCATTGAGTTGGAAATTCAACTATTTCAACTAAACGAAGGCTTATTTTCAGGAATACCAATGGAGCCTTTTTCGGAATCTGCTCTTATTGTTCAAGAAAAGCTTAAAAGCAATCTTGCTTTTTTTGGTGGCTATACAAACGGATATCTTGGATACCTACCGACAAAGGAGGCATATCCATTTGGAGGCTATGAGGTGGAGCTTAATCCAATCGTATATGGACCCATAACAGGATTATGGATGCCTCCAGTCGAGAATACAGCTGATTTGGTGGTGAACAAAGTCTTTGAACTACACACTATAACATCTTCAACTAATAGCTGCTCTAACTAA